The genomic window CGCGGTCAGGTCGGGCGCGAGATCGGCGGCCAGCCGCATCACGGCGGCCTTGTCGCTGCTGACCGCGACATGGACGTCGGCGCCGAAGCGCAGCGCGTGCTTGAGGGCGTGGAAGCCGTCGAGCAGGACGGTGTCCGCGTCGGCAGCCCGCTCATGCCACCACGTCATCGCGGACCGCACCCCGGGCAGCCGGAGTGCGGCCTGCTCTTCGCTCATGGCGCCAGCCTACGGCGACGGCCGCCGCCGGCCGCCCCGGTCCGGGCGGCGCTCCCGGCGTCGGTCAGCTGACGGCCTCGGTGGGTGGCGGTCCGGCCGCGGGCTGCGCCGCGTCGCCGTCTCCCGGCCGCTGCCCGGGGACCACCGCGGGTTTCGGCGCCGCCGGCGGACGGCGCAGCGGCCGCGCGAGCTGCTCGCCGAGCCAGCGCAGGAAGCCGGTGGGCAGGAAGACGGCGTCGGCGGCGATCATCGCCAGCGAGAAGAAGGGCAGGCCCAGCACGACGGCGATGGAGGCGTGCTCCAGCATCATTGCCGCCAGCAGCACGTTCTTGACCCGTCGGTTGAAGAGGGTGAAGGGGAAGGCGACCTGCACGATGACTGTGCCGTAGGTGATCAGCATGACCATCAGCGAATTGCCCGCCAGGGCGTGCGACAGGCCCGGCCACGGGGTGAAGTCGTCCAGGTGCAGCGGATAGTAGAGCGCGGTGCCGTCCTCCCAGCGGCTGCCCTGGATCTTGTACCAGCCGGCCGTGGAGTAGATCAGGCAGACCTCCACCACGATCACCAGCATGGCGCCGTTGTGGATGACGTTGGCCATGATGTCGAGCACCGTGCGCGGCTCGCCGGGCGCGTAACGGCGTACCGCCCACCACAGCGCCTGGAGCAGCAGCCCTGCCCACAGGGCCACCTCCCACTCGGTGCTGAGCTTGCCCATCGCGGTGGCCACCGCCAGCGCGGCGCCCAGCACCGTCCACAGGGCGATCCCCACCGGGTCGATCCCCGCGACCTGCGACCGGCCGAGGGCGGCCTGCCCGTCGCCGCCCTGCGCCTGCCGCTCGGGCGCCGTCCCGGCCCCCTCCCGCGCCTCGTCCTTTGCCGCACCCTTCGGCTCGGCCTTCGCCGCGGCCCGCAGCGCGATCCTGCGGTCGAGGGACCAGACCTGCCCGCAGCGGGTGAAGACCAGGTAGATGGCCATCAGATGGACGACGTTGTCGCCGCCGTCGCCCATGAAGACGCTGCGGTTCTGCAGCGACAGCACGCCGAGCATGAAGACCACCGACGCGCTCCTGGTCCGCCAGCCGACCAGCAGCATGGCGCTGCTGAGGACCGCCACCGCGTAGACCAGCTCGAACCAGCCGCGGCTGTCACTCCACAGCAGCGTGGTGAAGGCGTGGTTCCCGGCGACCAGCCGCTTGGCCAGGTCGAAGCTCCACGGGCTGTCGGGGCCGTAGAGCTCGGAGCGGTGCGGAAACTCCCGCAGCAGGAAGAGCAGCCAGGTCAACGCGAAGCCGATCCGTACGACCGCGGCCTGGTAGGGGGCCAGCGCGCCGCCGGTGACCCGGGCCAGTCCGCGGGCGATGCCCCGGTCGATCGCACGGCCCATCCCGGCGAAGGGCGAGGGCGCGGCGGCGGAGGCGGCGTCCTGGGCGTGGCTGCCGCCGGCCGGGGCGGTGGTGGCGGCGGCGGCGGACGGGTCCCCGGCGTGCGCGGCCGGGGTGCGGTGGTCGCTCACGAGGACTTCTCCTGCCCTGCCGGCGTGGTGGTGACGGTCCACCAGGGCAGCTCGCGATATTGGGTGGTGGCGTCGACCGACTCGCCGCTCCAGGTCGGCCGGGCGACCGCGGTGGTGGCGCCCCTGGCCTGGATGCGGACGACCGTGCCGCCGTTCAGCGTGTGGCCGAGGCGGCCGGCCAGGATGTTCTCCAGGTAGCTGCTGCTCAGGTCGCTGCCGCTGCCGGCGGTCGGCTGGTTCTGGTCGTTGTGCGTGTCGGTGTAGTAACCCCAGGCGCGGCGCAGCTCGTTCTGCTCGGTGTGGCTGGGCAGCGGGTTGTGCCGCATGTCGGCCACGTCGATCCCCGTCATGTCCACCCAGCCGGTGGTCTGTGTGCTGCCGTCCGGCTTGCGGACCTCCGCGCGGGCCTGCACGTGGTTGTTCTGCTGCACGGGGTCGGGCGCGAAGAGCTTCCAGTTCTGCTCGAACTCGGGATAGACGTAGTCGCTGACCGCCGTGGCGTGCTGCTTGCTCAGCGTGTTGGACGGTGCGACGTGCAGGAAGATCATGCCGAGGTGGAGGAGCGCTCCCACGGCGACCACGCCCACCGTCACGGCCACGGCTATCCGGGCGGGCAGCGACAATGCCGCCACCTGGGGCGGTGGCCCCTGCTCTGACTCCATCGTCTCTCCGCTCTCCGCCGGGCAGGTCTGCGGGGCAGCACGCTACCCACCGCCGGGTCCAGGCGGTGACCTTATCCAGTTACCCACAGGTGACGGAATGGCTCGGCGCACCCACAATGCGCCACCGGCCGTGCGGGGGAGCGGCAGGACCGGTGGGCGGCGGGCGGAGATCGGCGAGCAGGTGTCAGAGGACGTGGCCGTCGGCGCCGTCGCCGGTGACGACCGGGCGTCCGGCGGACTCCCAGTCGAGCATGCCGCCGCTGACGTTGACCGCGTCCCTGCCCTGCCCGATCAGATACTGCGTGACCTGCGCGGACCGGCCGCCGACCCGGCAGACGACGTGGAGGGTGGCGTCCTGCGGCAGCTCGTCGATGCGGGAGACGACCTCGCCCATCGGGATGTGCAGCGCGCCTTCCGCGTGACCCGCCGCCCACTCGTCGTCCTCGCGGACGTCGAGCAGGAACGCGTCGGCCGGTACGGCGGTGGCGTCCACCGAGGGCAGCTGGGAACGGAACATCGGGTGCGGCCTCCAAGGACACGGGGGAATGCGGTCCGCGCACCGGCGGTACCGCCCACGTGCGAGGACGTGCGCCGCGTGAGCGGCTCGTGCGGCGGCTTTCCGGTGCGCCCCGGCAAAACTACCTCAGCCGCCCGTACGGTCCCTGACCAGTTCGGCGAGCCTTGCCTCGCGCTGGGCGACCTGGGTGAGCAGCTGCTCGGCGATCTCGTTGAGCAGCGCGTCCGGGTCGTCGGGGGCGAGCCGCATCATCTGCCCGATCGCGCTCTCGTCCAGCTCGGCGGCGATGGCCGAGAGGTTCTCCTTGCGCTCGGCCAGCCACTCCAGCCGGGCGTACAGCACCTCGGCCTCGCTGGGCAGGTCGGCCAGCGGCACCGGTCCCGCGTCCCACTCGGCGGACAGGGTGCGCAGGGCCTCCTCGTCGGCGTAGGCGTAGGCCTCGTTGACCCGGGCGATGAAGGCGCTGCGCCGCTCCTTCTCCTCCTCGTCCTGGGCGAGGTCGGGGTGCGCCTTGCGGGCCAGCTCGCGGTAGAGGCGCTGG from Streptomyces sp. NBC_01198 includes these protein-coding regions:
- a CDS encoding HTTM domain-containing protein, giving the protein MGRAIDRGIARGLARVTGGALAPYQAAVVRIGFALTWLLFLLREFPHRSELYGPDSPWSFDLAKRLVAGNHAFTTLLWSDSRGWFELVYAVAVLSSAMLLVGWRTRSASVVFMLGVLSLQNRSVFMGDGGDNVVHLMAIYLVFTRCGQVWSLDRRIALRAAAKAEPKGAAKDEAREGAGTAPERQAQGGDGQAALGRSQVAGIDPVGIALWTVLGAALAVATAMGKLSTEWEVALWAGLLLQALWWAVRRYAPGEPRTVLDIMANVIHNGAMLVIVVEVCLIYSTAGWYKIQGSRWEDGTALYYPLHLDDFTPWPGLSHALAGNSLMVMLITYGTVIVQVAFPFTLFNRRVKNVLLAAMMLEHASIAVVLGLPFFSLAMIAADAVFLPTGFLRWLGEQLARPLRRPPAAPKPAVVPGQRPGDGDAAQPAAGPPPTEAVS
- a CDS encoding rhodanese-like domain-containing protein gives rise to the protein MFRSQLPSVDATAVPADAFLLDVREDDEWAAGHAEGALHIPMGEVVSRIDELPQDATLHVVCRVGGRSAQVTQYLIGQGRDAVNVSGGMLDWESAGRPVVTGDGADGHVL
- a CDS encoding DUF5819 family protein codes for the protein MESEQGPPPQVAALSLPARIAVAVTVGVVAVGALLHLGMIFLHVAPSNTLSKQHATAVSDYVYPEFEQNWKLFAPDPVQQNNHVQARAEVRKPDGSTQTTGWVDMTGIDVADMRHNPLPSHTEQNELRRAWGYYTDTHNDQNQPTAGSGSDLSSSYLENILAGRLGHTLNGGTVVRIQARGATTAVARPTWSGESVDATTQYRELPWWTVTTTPAGQEKSS